A DNA window from Fragaria vesca subsp. vesca linkage group LG3, FraVesHawaii_1.0, whole genome shotgun sequence contains the following coding sequences:
- the LOC101303887 gene encoding uncharacterized protein LOC101303887 isoform 2, with the protein MEDVKRLRAETYGIDPAVAESVIPGLEFESCNLRQGDMTVLEYGRLFNRSYRFVSPLVANERDKIHKFQQGLRDELRDMLVVTLFTEFSQVFLAAMKYEDRLLECVQPLEVGFPSQSLSEKASTSSSSAALICTRSENSRPGALKRRRRGRKRRFIKRNMKKTNQSGESVGGNSRAPVQGGRPQCQRCGRYHDGQCQVGLEMIGSSVCYQCGRHGHYLRQCPQLA; encoded by the coding sequence ATGGAGGATGTCAAACGGCTCAGAGCTGAGACTTATGGCATTGATCCGGCTGTGGCTGAAAGTGTGATCCCCGGACTTGAGTTTGAGTCCTGCAATTTGAGGCAGGGTGACATGACAGTGTTGGAATATGGGCGGCTTTTCAATAGATCATATCGTTTTGTATCTCCCTTGGTGGCTAATGAGAGGGATAAAATCCACAAGTTTCAACAAGGATTAAGAGATGAACTCCGTGATATGTTAGTGGTTACCTTATTTACTGAGTTCAGTCAAGTATTTTTGGCCGCCATGAAGTATGAGGATAGGCTTTTGGAATGTGTACAACCATTGGAGGTGGGTTTCCCCAGCCAGAGTCTTTCCGAGAAGGCTAGTACTAGTTCGAGTTCCGCGGCTTTAATATGCACTAGATCTGAAAATTCAAGACCCGGCGCACTAAAAAGAAGACGTCGGGGTCGGAAGCGGAGATTTATCAAGCGCAATATGAAAAAGACCAATCAGTCTGGGGAGAGTGTTGGCGGTAATAGTAGAGCTCCTGTTCAGGGAGGCCGTCCACAGTGTCAGAGATGTGGCAGATACCATGATGGACAGTGCCAAGTAGGACTAGAAATGATAGGGAGTTCGGTATGTTATCAGTGTGGCCGCCATGGTCACTACTTGAGGCAGTGCCCTCAACTGGCCTAG